From the Musa acuminata AAA Group cultivar baxijiao chromosome BXJ3-1, Cavendish_Baxijiao_AAA, whole genome shotgun sequence genome, the window CCCGTGCGATGGACCGCGAGATAGGGCCATGGTTGCAACTTCCCGATACGCCGCATGCCCTCCTCTGCCATCGTCATGGCCTTCTAAAGCCGTCATCGTTCCCGAGCATCACGGCGAGAGATGCGTCATGTGCATGGCGGACTTCGTGAGTGGGGAGAAGCTGTGGGAGCTGTCGCAATGCAAGCGTAGGTTCCATGGGAAGTGCATTAGGGAATGCATGCTTGAACCATCAAACACCTGCCCCATCTGTAGACTGACATCTTCCGCTGAACgccgcaagaagaagaagaacaagaactgATAGCATCGAAATATTAGCAAATTTTCTCCGAAATATGTGGCATGCATGATCCAATTAAGCCCTATGAAGCAGTCAGGGCAGAAGCCAATGCAAACTTGAGAAACTACATCGATGAAGCTGCTTCTTTATTTGTTCTTTTGGAACTCCTTAATGAAGAAATTGGATGGTGTAATGGTTGTTGTTAGAATGGGTCAACCAAAAGGTTTTTAATTGCAAAGGAAACATAATACAAAACAATCATAATGAGAAAAACAAAAAATGTTTGAAAAGGTAATGATGTTAAATTTGTCATTaacattaaacaaaaatatatgcaTTTAACAGACGATAGCTACAAATAATTATAAATTCCATttgcataaattatgataaaaaaaattagttgaATGTTTTAGCAAGTTTTGAAGGAAAAAATGGTAATAAAATGAGGAGAGGAaggttttttttcttcaaaatcaaTTAATGCGATAGGTTCGATTCCAATTAAAACCTTTATTAGTTGTTTGCAGCTAATTTATACGTATGTAATTGTTGTGCATTTTGAGGACAATTGAGTTTTATAAAATTTCTATGTGAGATTTGACAAAGATGACAAAAATACtcctttttattaaaaatataattacataaaaaaaaattgatacaagTATAATTAAAGGACACAAAATTGAATTTGGAAGATTTATTATTGAGGAAGTTATTCCTTAGATTTGAAGTATTACTTATTATATAATTATCCTATGTTGTATCTTAGGGTTTTGGTAATGTATAAAATGCATATGTTCCTTTTACATACTCCTAGATTTGTTTTATTGGATATAGAAATGTTATGGAGAATTATTTAAGACATGTGAGAGGCACAAATTTTGGCCTTAGAATTTATCTTACGTAAAAGAATTTTTTTCCTTCtatttgctatatatatatatatatatatatatatatatatatatatatatatatatatagaggaattCCAACAAATAACACTAAATCAACAAAATTCTTGTAGGGCACTATTTTTTGATTTTGTATTTATCGATGACTCTCTCGATCTTATAATggaggctaattacatattattagaCCTCTATAGTATTTCAGTCTCTAAACTTAAAAAATTCATATTGAAATCTCTATAGTTAGACTTCTTTAATATCCTGATCCCTAGActcaaaaattttatattaaaatccttatagttacgaaaatgaaacacttaacctCATTTATCTTAAcgtcaagtttaccaataaatgaTTTAACACACGATAAGATATGCATAAATGAGATAAAAATGATGGATAAAAAAGTAATTTCAATAATAGTAACTATTATAGCAATAGTGAGCAAGAACGATGTGATAGTTAGTCTTACGAATGTCACAAATAATAcaaaaatgatagataaaaatataattttaactcgAACTATATCTTCCATCATTAAGAGTGATGGTATTATGGTATTCAAggtaaaatattttactttcataattatagagattttaatGTAAAATTTTTAAGTCTAAGGATCGAAATGCTAAAAAGATCTAATTATatagatttcaatataaatttttttagtataaggatcgaaatactaaagagatctaactataataggtaatatgtaattatccaGATAAAACCAACTACAGAAGTTACCATCTATATTTACCGTGATTAAAATATATTACCTTTGATTCTTTCCAAACTCCATATTTTACATGCTATGATTATtatcaaatattaaatattatgactatttaaattattatcattGTTATGAttgcaattttgtcaaattagaaAACCTTCCCATTTTTTCCTACTAGAATTTAGACTCCGTCCCTCCTACTCCATGCCTATTTAATGAACTTGCTCCTCCTCTAGCGGCCTTCATTTCTCTTCTGCGATCATGTCTAGtttctggaacctcctcagagccGTATTGCTGTGCAGAGAACCAGATAGGTCCGACGTTGTAGCTTCCCTGTACGTCATCAAAGTCGTTGCTTACCCTCCTTTGTCGCCGTCGTCATCTTCTAATGTCATCGCCACTCCCGAGCATCACCACCGTGAGGGCTGCGTCATCTGCTTGGAGGACTTCGTGGGTGGGGAGAAGCTGTGGGAGCTCCCCCGATGCAAGCATAGGTTCCATGAGAAGTGCATCCGAGAATGGTTGCTTAAACCATCAAACACCTGCCCCATCTGTAGGACGCCTCTGGAGAGACAGCGGCCTCTGTCGCTGAAAGGCAGAAGAAGATCAAGAATCGACAACTTTCGACTCCCGGAAGAGGGCTTTTTCCGACTTTTCTAACCAAAAGTCAAACTGATCTGATACCAAATTCAACGTGCATATGTAATTAGAATTTTTCGATCCTCAGTGACGTGAGACTGTCTTCTtagctcatctctctctctcttttatctcatatacatgaatattatttttaagatGATGATCTCGTTGTATTAATTGGGGAGTCTTTCTAGAATTGAATTTTTGGAACAactatatcaaaataataaatgtaATTAAAATACTAATAAACTTTACCAATCAAAGAAGACATTTTAAAGAATATATAATCGCCTGAGAAAAAGGAGTGGCATATACAGAGTGAAGAACATAAAGTATTTGACATTATATGGTGCTTTCTGTATGCGAGACAGAATGTACAGCAACATCTTCATACAAAGATAACTTTGAGCTGCGAGATACATTAAACAATCTTGGTTGGGAATAAGATCAAAAAATTCATCGATATATTTTTATCTGCACTTCACCGCCGTGACCGAGGTTACCAAACATCAAAACGTTCCGACCAATAACGGGGTTTCGATGTcgccgccgtcgtcgtcgtcgtcggcatCGTCGTCGTCGGTTTGGATCACATGGACCCGACAGATGGGGCAAGTCAACGGTGGCTTGAACAACCATTGCTTGATGCAGGCCTCATGGAACACGTGCTTGCATGCCGGCATCACCCACAGCTGCTCGCCACCCGCGTACTCCTCCATGCAAATCACGCAGTGATGCAGCTGATGCTCGGGAACGTCATCGGAAGTCGACGGCAGTAGAGAAGGAGAAGACGGCACGACGTAGATGCCATGTGGGATTTTATCGAGGAAACTCGTAACCATGGACCTCCATTGTAGTGCGTCACAGTAACGGACGAGAGCCAAGAGGAGGAACATCACAGCGGCCATGATCAAGAAGCCGGAACCGATGGAGCAGAAGAATAAGAAGGCGTGAAATACTAGCATCAAAAAGGATGATGGTTCATCAGCGTCCGGCGCACTAGACGGCGAAGGGGCCTGAACTGGTGGTTCTGCCATGAGAGAGCTGGAGAGATCTACTCGCTAGAGAGACAATTCTCGATCTGAGAAAGATTTCGGTCGAGTTCATTAAATAGCAAAGCAAGGACGACGCGCCGGCCGGTGAACACTGTGAGGGACGAATCCAAAGCGATCATAAGTAGCAAAGGGCGGCATCTAAAAGTTTCTTTATTTGATACGTTCTTTACAAAATTGTAAATGGATAAAAGTcttctttaaaatttttcattatatatatatatatataattaatttttttaaatcatatttgaggttaattatatattattctataTAATTAGCTATTTTTAGCATCTTGATTCTTATACTTTTAAAAGTTACATTACAATTCGTatacttataaaagtaaaatatttaatctcgtttctccTCTCGACTCTATTGACAAAGATACCATAAGATTTACTACTAAGCAAATATTGACTTTGTATAACTTTGATTTATCATTGAGTACTATGATATTTTCATTAGTAGAGTCGACGGCACGagaagaaacaagattaaatattttgattttataaatatagggatcttaatataacttttgaaagtacaGAAATCAAGATACTAAAGATAGTTAATTGTTAgaggtaatctataattagtttTTATATTTGGGATCAAAATACAAAACCCATCAACTACCCAAGTTTGACCCATATCACTAATATGATCGAGtttataaaaatagtaataatattgataattgatgaatatttttttaataataatcataatgtatAAAATAAGAAGTTCTAAAGAATTAGAGACAAAATATTatggcaaaagaaaaagaaaatttactGATTCTGAGGAGTATATTTGCCATATTTGGTCTCACAAAGCAAATTTATATAATTCGTTAGCCTCCACATGTGTATAAATTAGCTAATGGTTGAATATTATATTACAATGAACAAATAACATTATGTGTAATTTGAatgttaaaccaattgataagtgtttatgatttgatctatattttttagtgacgtaggatgcttcgattaggatgagacaattaaagcaggaagaatcatgttgggccggtggaacatgtcagaagattgaacgtcgaaccGGAAGATCGatcgatatatcgacagaaggcttcgagccatggattcggaaatcgggctaagaagagcacaaattgcactaaggatattagagttgtggaGTCGATtaattgattgggcaataggccgcaagagaggacgatgtgccgaagaatcggacaaagcgtcgatggactaatgacatgccggacaacatgattcaagcttagtaataattatctagatcgaagtatgtttttacacatgcagggttaactacgataacaagacaaagtaaaatgaagtcctggagtcaagaatgcgatttcattgagagttcgagtgttcatcggaagtccaaacgttaatcggaagttctacaggaaccagctgagaagtctcggagcttattAAAGAAACTCGTCAAACTcgttaagaagatcatcgtgaagtccaggagcttgctgggagtccgttggaacatcgtTGAGaggtcgtcggaagtttgccggatgcccgctggaagaaaccaagacttacagacttgtttagcttaagtatgtcttagatttcgtagttagcatgtaattgggatttgatttgggtcaacccaattatgtgccaattgggcccatgtaaggattgtgttggggctaatgaaaggcccaaacaatgacccaagaagttgcactgtcgtggcacagtctttgagactatgtctagcgatagtaccgcccctgacagggtgccaggtggtggtatcgctagtctaggtggtggtaccgtcagattgggcggtggtaccacccaatgcagtgtcagtgtcagattgatactagcggtggtaccacccagcacaggcggtggtaccgcccggacctatgaaacccgggatgagatgtttttaggctttaagtttaaatcaacttgaagcctacacaagcacagagaatttaaaagtgaagaaacgctggtGCAATCACTTGAGTAATCCCCTCCTctggtctaagtttagaattctgtttaggaggagtgcgtgtttgtaaaggttgtctcctaaacctgtgcaaaggagaagaggggtgtaagaaggagattgatcttcacctattaaaggaagatcgatagtggatgccggtggcctcggaagaggaatcagtgaagtggatgtaggtcacgacaaccgaaccactctaaaatctggtttgcatttcgtcttaagcaatttactttattgaaaacctcttaacttgctttacatccactacgcatcTTACGtacactttcaagctatctttacgaacatgtgtttcaagttaagtttccgaaattcaacgtacgagagattttccataaccgacgtattttaccgttgtactattttacccccccccccttcttagtgccgactcttttcctaacaaatcGAACCAATCATGCTAAttgatttgaaagaaaaaaaaacaccctCTTCTCATGTTTTTACCATGTATTTTGGAAAAGGGAAGAgaataattttgatttattttaaattgcaACTATTTGGGGATCAAGCTCGGAACTATCAAAGTACTTACCTAAGTTAGCTGACACATTCCAAGGCCACAATTTTCTCCCCATAAGCAAACATTCAATGAGAGAGAATAAGatcattttcttttattattataattacaaataaaatttattattataggCAGCTATCAtctcttttatatttttgtttagtgataaattttatatcattaccATTTCAGAGTTAATATCATTATTGTATTTGGGATTCGAACAAAAATCCGCTAAGAGAATTTACCCTAACATAATTTTGATGCTTCCCGATTATATTTTTAGCTTTTTTATGAATAAAGTCTATTATATTTTAGTTTGATTTAATATTGAggtataaatatttaaataattcaaTGAGGATAGGACACCTTTgattaaaagagatgctcaacaataaaaataagagaagaaaaagagaatgaAAGGAGGATAAGTTccacaaaatgatcatcaaactaGTCTTCGATGTCATAATTTTATAAATGATGTGAATCTAATTTTATAAATCTTATCATATCAATTCAACTGGATCAAGATTTTGATTCGATTTAACTTGTTCACCAAGTTCAAATTTATCTTACTTTAATCGAATCGAATCGAAAACTATTTGCAATTCGATTCCATCTTAATGATTCGGTTTGAATTATCTTAAGCTACTGCCCTCCATAACCTGTTAACATGGTTCCTCATCACATATCTACTGACATATATATGATCACATTGCGAGCACAACACTAGAATATAGCTCGGAGGTGGAGTTATTGGTGGTCTTGTTGTTGTTTGGGTGGCTTCCGGGAGCACCAGCTTCTCCGTGGATCATATGTTTCCTACATCCTACATCGAGAATGGACAAAGTAGATGCATAGCATCTTGGAATGAATGCCATGCAAGTACATTCAGGATTCAAACCCATGGCTAAGCTCCTCATTTAATTCTGTCAAAACCAACCAAAGACAAACCTCCAATACATCATCAAGTGTGATTTGAATTGTGAATACGTTAAACTATCTTAACGAAATATAAAAGCAAGATGAGGCTAATAAGAAGAACATCCATCCATATATTTTGTATCTGCAGACTTGATCACCATGACCGATGTCACCAAACATCACTGTGTTCCGACCAATAACGGGGTTTCGATGttgtcgtcgtcgccgccgccgccagaaGTGGTGGCTTCTACATGGATCACATGGTCCCTACAGATGGGACAAGTCAATGCTGGCTCAAGCAACCATTGCTTGATGCAGGCCTCGTGGAACACGTGCTTGCATGCCGGCATGACCCACAGCTGCTCGCCGCCCGCGTACTCTTCCATGCATATAACGCAGTGATGCAGCTGATGCTCGGGAACGTCATCGGAAGTCGACGGCAGTCGAGAAGGAGAAGACGGCACGACGTAGATGCCATGTGGGATTTTATTAAGGAACCTCGCAACCTTGGACCTCCATTCTCGTGTTTCGTAGCAATCGCAAATAGACACGACGAGGAACATCACGGCGGCCACGAACAAGAAGCTGGAAATGGGGAAGACGTAGGCTAGGAATAACTGAAATGCTATCGTCATAAAGGACGGTTCACCGGCGTCTGGCACACTAGAAGGCGAAGGGGCCTGAATCGGTGGTTCTGCCATGGGAGAGCTGGAGAGATCTACTTACTGAAGAGACAGTTCTCGATCTGAGAAAGATTTCGGTCGAGTTCATTAAATAGCAAAGAGAGGACACCGCGCGGGCCGGTGAACAGTGTGAGGGACGAATCCAAAGCGATCTAAAAGTTTCTTTGTCTGATACGTTCTTTACAAGATTGTAAATGGATAAAAGTCTTCTATAAATTTCcctcattatatatataaactaatttcttttgaataatagTCATAATGTATAAAATAAGAAGTTCTAAAAGAATTAGAGACAATATATTatgaaaaaaaggaaaattttacTGATCCCAACAATCTTCATTGAGGAGTATATTTGCCATATTTGGGTCTCACAAAGCAGCTAATTGTTGAATATTAGATGACAGTGAACAAATAATATAGTGTGTAATTGGAATCGAACCAATCATGCTAATtgatttggaagaaaaaaaaacatcctcTTGAAGGGAAGAGaataatattgatttattttaaatCGTAACAATTCAATTTTAGAATTTTATGTTTTAATGATAAATGACGAAGGGGGATCGAGTTCAAAACCTTACGATGAACTATCAAAGTACTTACACCTAACCTAGTTGACGCGTTCGAAGACCACTATTTTCTCCTGATAAACAATCACCTAATTAAACATTCAATGAGTGAAACAATAtcattttgttttattattataattataaatgtAATTTATTATTATAGGAAGCTATCATCTCTTTTATAGTTTTGTttaatgataaattttatatcattaccATTTTAGATTTAATATCCTtacataattaacataattttaaaagctcttggacttcatgatgatcttcttagcgagtttcgattagcttctctagcaagctctaagatttctcggctagttccgctagaacttccgacaaacgtccggacttccgacgaactctcgaactcccaatgaaatcgtgtccttgactccgggacttcatgacTATCATGGAATCTCAAATTGGCGAACGCATTATCCATTTGATTTGTCCTTTGGACcaataattctatactaaaaaaattacttttttttatcaccattttaaataaaaaataacttgaATGAAAGAGAACAaggtgattaaaatattttatatatataaaggataagTGATGAACATAGAATTTGAACTAAGGATAGCAGCAAGTTGAAACTTCATCCATATATTTTGTATCTTGCAGACTTGATCACCATGACCGAGGTCATCAATCATCATTGTGTTCCGACCAATAACGGGGTTTCAATGTTgtcgtcgtcgccgtcgccgtcgttTCCGGAAGTGGTGGCT encodes:
- the LOC135628304 gene encoding RING-H2 finger protein ATL56-like; translated protein: MSSFWNLLRAVLLCREPDRSDVVASLYVIKVVAYPPLSPSSSSNVIATPEHHHREGCVICLEDFVGGEKLWELPRCKHRFHEKCIREWLLKPSNTCPICRTPLERQRPLSLKGRRRSRIDNFRLPEEGFFRLF
- the LOC135628305 gene encoding uncharacterized protein LOC135628305, with product MAEPPVQAPSPSSAPDADEPSSFLMLVFHAFLFFCSIGSGFLIMAAVMFLLLALVRYCDALQWRSMVTSFLDKIPHGIYVVPSSPSLLPSTSDDVPEHQLHHCVICMEEYAGGEQLWVMPACKHVFHEACIKQWLFKPPLTCPICRVHVIQTDDDDADDDDDGGDIETPLLVGTF
- the LOC135628306 gene encoding RING-H2 finger protein ATL56-like, with the protein product MAEPPIQAPSPSSVPDAGEPSFMTIAFQLFLAYVFPISSFLFVAAVMFLVVSICDCYETREWRSKVARFLNKIPHGIYVVPSSPSRLPSTSDDVPEHQLHHCVICMEEYAGGEQLWVMPACKHVFHEACIKQWLLEPALTCPICRDHVIHVEATTSGGGGDDDNIETPLLVGTQ